The sequence TTTTACAGAAAAGGATGTTCAGAATATTCTGATTCTTAAACCTGTTATGGAAAAATACAAAGATGAATTTATAGATAGATTTTACAAATTTATATCCCGTTTTCCAGAAACATTTAAATATTTAAAATCTGAAGAAATCATAAACAGACATCAAGAAAAATTAAGGGAATGGTATGATGACCTGTTCTCCGGAAAATACGACTACAAATATTTCCAAAAGCTTTACAGAATTGGTGAAAAACACGTAGATATAGGACTTCCTACCCACTATGTTAATGCCTCATTTAACTTTATAAGAAGATTTTTTATTGAAAAAATTAATCAGGAATTTGGTCTGTCAGAAAAAAGAAATCAGCTTGTTGCATCAATAGGAAAACTACTTGATATAAATCTTGATGTTTTAACAGCAGCATACAGGGAACAGGAGCTTAGCCGTTATCAAGTAATGTCAAAGTTTGAAAAAGTCCTTTATTCAACAGCAAAAAAATTCTCGGATATGTTGGATTTTGCCCTTGTGGGAGCATTAATACTGGTATCTTTATTTGTTGTTGGTCTTTTCCTTTTTGATATCTACCAGCTTTTATTTGGAATTGTTCCGATAGACAAAGGTATTTTAATGGCACTAGGTACACTTCTGGTTCTGTGGGCTGTTTCTGAGCTTATGCAGGAAGAAATAAAACATCTTAGGGGTGGTGGTTTTGCAATAGGTGCTTTTATAGGTGTTGCCCTTGCAGCATTAATCAGAAAAATCCTTATTGTTTCTCTTTCTGCCGAAAAATCCTTGCAACTTCTCAGTTATGGGGCTATAGTGTTATCTCTTGGTATAGTTTACTGGTTGTTGTCCAAGAAAAAATAGTTAAGGAGAGAAATTGAGATTAAAATTTAAGGATAAAACAGAATATAGACATTACTGGGAAAATCTTGTTGAGCTTGAAAGGGATGCAGAAAAAGAATTTCATCTTAATGAAATAATTTCCCTATCTGGAAAAGAAAGAGAGAAAAAAGGTAGAGCAATATTAGGGCTTAAAGCATCCTTTTTAGGAACAATAATCGGGGATTTTTTGGTTTATAGATTTTACAGAGATGATATGCCTGACCATCAGATTAATGTCGGTGATGTTGTTCTGGTTAGCAGAAAACATCCACTAAAGGATGGAGTAGAAGGCACCGTTTTTGAAAAAGGAAAATATTTTCTGACTGTTGTTTTTTCCCAAAAATTACCTCCTGCTAAAAAATGGCGTATAGACTTGTTTGTAAATGATATAACCTTTAAAAGAATGCTTGGGAGTCTGGAATTTTTTGAAAAGGGATATTCTCTTTATGATGAAAAAATTATTCTGGGACATAAAAAGCCTGAAGTTTGCGAGGAGAATTTAGAGTTTGTAAACCAAAATCTGAACCAGTTTCAAAAGGAAGCAGTAAAAAGAGCAGTCTGTTCTCCGCAGTTATTCCTTATACACGGTCCGCCGGGAACAGGTAAAACTACAACACTAATAGAAGCAATTATTCAACATATTAAAAAAGGTCAAAAAATCCTTGCTACAGCAGACAGTAATACTGCAGTTGATAATATAGTTGAAGGACTGTTGAAATATGATGTAAATGTTGTCAGGATTGGACATCCTGCAAGGCTAAAAAAAGAACTGCTTTCTGTTTCTTTAGATGCCAAAGTAGAAACACACCCTAAATATACAGAAATCAAAAATATAGAAAAAAAGATAAACAAATTAAAATCCCTGCAAGAAAATTATCTAAAACCTATTCCCCAAAGAAGAAGAGGCCTTTCCTATGATGAAATCCTAAAATATGCAAAAGCCGGTAAAAAGGTTAGAGGACACAAATTAGAAACCCTAAAAAAAATGGCAGAATGGATAAGACTTCAAAAGGATATCCAAAAACTTGTAAACCAAAAGAAAAATCTGGAAGAACAGATTATTGAGGATATACTTGAGAAAGCAGATGTGGTTTGTGCTACAAACTCAGGGGCAGGTTCAGATTTTCTGTTTGAGGATATATTTGATGTTATTTTTATTGATGAGGCTTCCCAGGCTACAGAACCCTCCTGTTTAATACCACTTATAAAGGGCAAAAAAGCAATCCTCGCCGGAGACCATAAACAACTTCCCCCTACAGTTTTACACCCTGAAGCCAAAGGCTTATCTTTCACAATGTTTGAGAGATTTATAAAAATCTATCCTGATTCTGCTTACATGCTGAAAATTCAATACAGGATGAATGACCTTATAAAAGAGTTTCCTTCAGAAGAATTTTATAATGGTGAGTTAGTATCTGCAGAAGAAGTAAAAAACAGAAAACTATCAGATATTACAGGAAAAACAGGGAAAGACCCTATAACAGATGATACACCGATTGTTTTCATCGATACCCATGGCAGATTTCTGGAAAAACAGAAAAAAGGTAGTCGTTCAAAATATAATCCGGAAGAGGCAAAAATCGTTCAACTTATCATAAACAAACTAAAGGAATTAGGAGTTCCACCGGAAGATATTGGAGTTATAACACCATACAAAGACCATGAGGAGTATCTGAAAAAACTTGTGCCAGATGTTGAGGTGAAAACCGTTGATGGATTTCAGGGCAGAGAAAAAGAGGTAATCATAATATCGCTGGTTCGTTCTAATCCAGACGAGGAAATAGGATTTTTAGATGACCTGAGAAGGTTAAATGTCGCATTAACCCGTGCCAAAAGAAAACTGATTGTGATAGGGGATGCAAACACCCTTTCCTCAAATGAAACATACAGAAAGTTCCTTCAATTTGTTAGAGAAAAAAATGGATTTTTTCCTGTAGAAGAGATTTTAGAAGATGAGAGCATTTAGATTTATTTTTCAACCTTCAAAATACTGGCCAGAGTTTGAAAAGGATAGAAGCAGCTGGCAGGGGTATTTTTTAAAATATGCCTTAACTTTCGGCCTAATTGGGCCTGTTCTGTCTTTTATTAGCCTGAAAGATATTTCTTTTCAAAAAGCTATTATTTATGCACCTGCAACTTATATAGCAGATTTGACTGTTTTATTTGTTTTTTCTTTTTTAGTTGCAAAATTGCTCAGGATAGATTTCTCAACCATTATGAAATTTTACATTCTGGTAAATGTTCCAATATGGCTATCTGATATTTTTGATATATACCAGCCTCTTAGAATTTTGAGCAATCTGGGGTTTTTATATAGCTTTTATCTGCTGTATATAGGACTAAAATTTTTTAAAAAAGAAAAGTATATCTTACCTGTCTTTATTATCCATTTCGTTTTATATGTATTAGACGCAGTTTTGTCTGAAATGATAGCAACAAACCCAATTTTGAAAAAAATGTTAGGAGCTTTAGTATGAGGAAATTAGCTATATTTTTATTGCTACTGACTTTTTCCTGTATTGCACAGGATAAGCTTTTAGATTCTCAATTTTTTGACAAAATTTTTTCCCAGAATATTTCTCAAATAAAAGCTTTCCTTGAAGAAAAAGGTTGCAAAGATTTTTCAGAAAGACAATACGGAAACACTTACGAACACTATCTTGAATGTAGATTAAACAATATTAATCTTATGCTTACATATAACGCTAAAAAATCACAGGTTGTTGAACTTGCTATAATTCCTGATAAACCTGTAAAAAATATCTCGGATTTATTAAATTTAAACGGAGTAAAGGAATACACCATAAAAACTGTAAAAAGTAAAGATAATCCTGATTTAATCTCAAGAATAAATATTCTTCCTCCAGATTACGATAATAGATATACAGATATGATAGAAGGCAATTAATATGCGGCGGTTTATTGTTTTTCCTAAAAATAATGATTATCTTTATAATTCAAAATATTTGTTTAATTTTTTAGTGAGAAACAAACAAAAGTTTAGGGATTTGGAAATTTTCTATTTTACGATAGATGAAAATGTGTTTCATAAATTGAAAAAATACAATCTTCCTGTAATTACTCTGGACGAAACAGGTAAAAAACTTTTAAAGGAAACAAAATTATGGATATTATCTGACTGGGATACAGAATATATTTATCGCAAAGTTAAACCTGAAAATGTTATTTTTTTCCAAATATGGCATGGTATTCCCCTTAAAGATGTTCGCGTTGTGATGAAAACCTATGATTATTTCCCAAAACATAATGATTATTTTGTTTCCACTTCAAAATATATGCAGTCTGTATTTGAGAAAATTTTTTCTGCTGATGAATTTGTGATTACAGGATATCCCAGAAATGATGTGTTTTTCAGAGAACTGGATGAACTTGATTTGATTAATATTGATGAAAATATTTTTGAAAAAGTCTTAAAGTTAAAAAGAAATCAAAAAGTAGTTCTTATTACCCCCTCTTTATCCACTTCTTATACCGGAAAAGATATGGCCTTGACTTTTTTAGATTTGAACAAACTGGATAGATTTGGGAGGAGATACGATATTCATTTTATTTTAAAACTTCACCCTTCAATGTATTTGTTTGAAGACAGTATTAAAGGTACCTATGAAAATATTACAATTTATCCATCACTAAAAGATATTTATCCTTTACTTAAACATGTAGATGCTTTAATTACAGATTACTCTTCCATATTTTTTGATTATTTACTATTAGATAAACCTGTTATTTTTTATACTCCCAATTATGAGGAGATAAAGAAAAATTGTATCCTTGATTATGAAATATTTACCCCCGGAGAAAAAACCAAATCTATGGGAGAACTGTTAAAAGCCTTAAAAGATTTTTTAAAAGGAGTTGATAAATACAAAGAGCACAGACAAAAAATAAAGGATATATCCTTTGATTATATAGATGGTAATTCTGCTGAAAGAATAGCTAATTTAATATCTAAAATAGTTTGATTTCTAACCGACAATAAAGTTAAACCTATAAAGGAATTGGCAATGAAAACCGTTATTACTTATGGAACTTTTGATTTATTCCATTTTGGGCATTACAGACTTTTAAAAAGGGCAAAAGCTTTAGGTGATAGATTAATTGTCGCTGTTTCAACAGATGAATTTAATGAAATAAAAGGGAAAAAAGCCTTTCAATCATTTGAAAAAAGAGTTGAAATTGTTAAAAGTCTTCCATTTGTTGATATGGTGATTTCTGAGCGTAACTGGGAGCAAAAGATAGAGGATATTAAAAAATATAATGTT is a genomic window of Persephonella sp. containing:
- a CDS encoding IGHMBP2 family helicase — translated: MRLKFKDKTEYRHYWENLVELERDAEKEFHLNEIISLSGKEREKKGRAILGLKASFLGTIIGDFLVYRFYRDDMPDHQINVGDVVLVSRKHPLKDGVEGTVFEKGKYFLTVVFSQKLPPAKKWRIDLFVNDITFKRMLGSLEFFEKGYSLYDEKIILGHKKPEVCEENLEFVNQNLNQFQKEAVKRAVCSPQLFLIHGPPGTGKTTTLIEAIIQHIKKGQKILATADSNTAVDNIVEGLLKYDVNVVRIGHPARLKKELLSVSLDAKVETHPKYTEIKNIEKKINKLKSLQENYLKPIPQRRRGLSYDEILKYAKAGKKVRGHKLETLKKMAEWIRLQKDIQKLVNQKKNLEEQIIEDILEKADVVCATNSGAGSDFLFEDIFDVIFIDEASQATEPSCLIPLIKGKKAILAGDHKQLPPTVLHPEAKGLSFTMFERFIKIYPDSAYMLKIQYRMNDLIKEFPSEEFYNGELVSAEEVKNRKLSDITGKTGKDPITDDTPIVFIDTHGRFLEKQKKGSRSKYNPEEAKIVQLIINKLKELGVPPEDIGVITPYKDHEEYLKKLVPDVEVKTVDGFQGREKEVIIISLVRSNPDEEIGFLDDLRRLNVALTRAKRKLIVIGDANTLSSNETYRKFLQFVREKNGFFPVEEILEDESI
- the tagD gene encoding glycerol-3-phosphate cytidylyltransferase, which encodes MKTVITYGTFDLFHFGHYRLLKRAKALGDRLIVAVSTDEFNEIKGKKAFQSFEKRVEIVKSLPFVDMVISERNWEQKIEDIKKYNVDIFVMGDDWKGKFDYLKKYCEVVYLKRTPGISSTYLRNKINGLYLPLSAA
- a CDS encoding YIP1 family protein, which produces MRAFRFIFQPSKYWPEFEKDRSSWQGYFLKYALTFGLIGPVLSFISLKDISFQKAIIYAPATYIADLTVLFVFSFLVAKLLRIDFSTIMKFYILVNVPIWLSDIFDIYQPLRILSNLGFLYSFYLLYIGLKFFKKEKYILPVFIIHFVLYVLDAVLSEMIATNPILKKMLGALV
- a CDS encoding protoglobin domain-containing protein, producing the protein MESFEQIKRDFDFTEKDVQNILILKPVMEKYKDEFIDRFYKFISRFPETFKYLKSEEIINRHQEKLREWYDDLFSGKYDYKYFQKLYRIGEKHVDIGLPTHYVNASFNFIRRFFIEKINQEFGLSEKRNQLVASIGKLLDINLDVLTAAYREQELSRYQVMSKFEKVLYSTAKKFSDMLDFALVGALILVSLFVVGLFLFDIYQLLFGIVPIDKGILMALGTLLVLWAVSELMQEEIKHLRGGGFAIGAFIGVALAALIRKILIVSLSAEKSLQLLSYGAIVLSLGIVYWLLSKKK
- a CDS encoding CDP-glycerol glycerophosphotransferase family protein encodes the protein MRRFIVFPKNNDYLYNSKYLFNFLVRNKQKFRDLEIFYFTIDENVFHKLKKYNLPVITLDETGKKLLKETKLWILSDWDTEYIYRKVKPENVIFFQIWHGIPLKDVRVVMKTYDYFPKHNDYFVSTSKYMQSVFEKIFSADEFVITGYPRNDVFFRELDELDLINIDENIFEKVLKLKRNQKVVLITPSLSTSYTGKDMALTFLDLNKLDRFGRRYDIHFILKLHPSMYLFEDSIKGTYENITIYPSLKDIYPLLKHVDALITDYSSIFFDYLLLDKPVIFYTPNYEEIKKNCILDYEIFTPGEKTKSMGELLKALKDFLKGVDKYKEHRQKIKDISFDYIDGNSAERIANLISKIV